Below is a window of Leuconostoc gasicomitatum LMG 18811 DNA.
AAATAAAGAAGAGAGCCTTAGGGATATAATTAATAATAAATAGCGCCCTACTAAGAACTGAGGATGAATAAATGGTGACAATTAAACAAATAGCAACAGCAACAGGGGTGTCCTCTAGTACTGTATCACGGGTTCTGAACAGCGATATGACATTGTCAGTATCTGATAACACGCGCCAAAAAGTTATTGATACTGCTAAACAATTGAATTATATTAAAAAAGCTAAAAAAAATGAAAAGCAAAAAGCGATTCATATTTGTGTACTGACCGTATTTTCAGAATCTCGCGAGGCGCGTGATACGTATTGGCGACAAATTTATATGGGCATTGAGAAAGCAGCCTATCAAAGTGGCGTTCTAATTGATGAAATAATTAGAATTGATCAGGGCGTGGATGCGATGCTCTTGGGGAACTTTGATGCTGTTATTATTTTAGGAAACATTTCAGAGGAAGCGATTACTAAAATTCGAGAGATCAATCATAACATAGTTTTAGTTGATTCCACGGTTCATTATGATGATGTGACTGCAGTTAATCCAGAATTAAGTCAAATGACATATCGTATCTTAGACGAACTATATGGTAATGGTCGGCGGCATATTGGATTTATTGGTGGAGACAATGATGTCTTAGAGTTAGATGGCACCTCAAAATCAAAAATAAATGATCCACGATTTGATTCATATCATGAATGGATGAGCTTAAAGCAATTGCAACCACAATCATTTATTGGTGATTGGCGTCCAGAGACAGGGAGTCAGGGAACGGTTAAATTATTGGCTGATGGCAACATCATTGACGCGTTAGTCGTGGCATCTGATCCAATTGCCATTGGAGCGATCAGTATATTGAAAAATTACGGTCTGGAACCAGGTAAAGATATAGATATTGTGAGCTTTGATAATTTAGATATTGTTGCTTATATCATACCGCCATTAACGACGGTTGAATTAAGTCCTTTAGCACTTGGAAAAACTGCATTGGCACAGGCTATAGAATTGAGCTCGGCGGCACATGATTGGACTAATTGGACGACAATTCCAAGTTCATTAAAGTATAGAGAGACTTTTAAATTAAAGTAAGCGTTTACATTATAGTAAATAAATGGTAGAATTTGTTTGTATTTTAGTAAAATATACCCAAAAATCAAATTAATGAGCATAATTAATTTGATATGATAATTTTTCCGTATTATATACCCATCTAATGAAAGTGAACGGCCTAGTAACTAGTAGTACAGCTACAACAGAAATAATGCTAGTCAAGTAGAAAAAGAGGAATTGATAGATGACTAATGTTTATGAGAAATTATCGCAAGTTTTTGTTAACAAGTTTAATCATATGCCAAGTGATAAGTTTTTTTCACCAGGGAGAATTAACTTGATTGGTGAACATACTGATTATAATGGCGGCCATGTATTTCCGGCATCGATTACATTAGGAACATACGGTGTGGCTTCAGCGCGTTCTGATAAACAAGTCAAACTTTATTCGACAAATTTTGTTGAACAAGGTGTGATTAGTTTTGACATTGATGACGAAACAAAAATGTCAAATGCATCGTGGGGAAATTTTGTAAAGGGTGTATTACAGGCTATGAAAGGTTATGGTAATCATTTTACTTACGGCTTTGAATTAGTCATTGAAGGTGACATTCCAAATGGTTCAGGTCTATCGTCTTCTTCTTCGTTGGAACTATTAATTGGGGTTATGGCGCAAAAATTGTATAATCTTAAAATTCCAAGATTACAATTAGTTGCTTGTGGGCAACGTGCTGAAAATGATTTTGTGGGTGTCAATACTGGTATTATGGACCAATTTGCGATTGGTTTTGGTGAAAAAGAGCATGCTATTTATCTAGACACGAATACAATGATTTATGAGATGGTACCAATTCATTTAGGTGAGTATGTAGTCGTTATTATGAATACAAATAAGCGTCGTGAATTGGCAGAATCTAAATATAATGAACGTGTCCGTGAGACACAAGAGGCTGTTTATCAATTGCAGAATCATCTGGATATTCAGTTTTTGGGAGAGTTAGATGATAAAACCTTTGAAAAAAATGCTCACTTTATAACAGATGAGACCGTGCTTAAGCGAGCGCGACATGCTGTATCTGAAAATGAACGAACAGAGGTAGCGGTGAAAGCCTTAAAGGCAAATGATTTGGTGGCTTTTGGCCAACTAATGAATGCTTCTCATAGGTCTTTGAAGGAAGATTATGAAGTTACTGGCATTGAACTTGATACACTTGCTGAAACAGCACAAGGTATCAGTGGGGTACTTGGCGCACGTATGACTGGGGCTGGATTTGGTGGCTGTGCAATTGCATTAGTTCATCATAATTCAGTTGATGAATTAGAAAAAATAGTTGGTGAAAAATATGAGTCAGTTGTGGGTTACGCACCATCATTTTATGTTGCAAATATTGGGGATGGTGCCCATTGGGTC
It encodes the following:
- a CDS encoding LacI family DNA-binding transcriptional regulator: MVTIKQIATATGVSSSTVSRVLNSDMTLSVSDNTRQKVIDTAKQLNYIKKAKKNEKQKAIHICVLTVFSESREARDTYWRQIYMGIEKAAYQSGVLIDEIIRIDQGVDAMLLGNFDAVIILGNISEEAITKIREINHNIVLVDSTVHYDDVTAVNPELSQMTYRILDELYGNGRRHIGFIGGDNDVLELDGTSKSKINDPRFDSYHEWMSLKQLQPQSFIGDWRPETGSQGTVKLLADGNIIDALVVASDPIAIGAISILKNYGLEPGKDIDIVSFDNLDIVAYIIPPLTTVELSPLALGKTALAQAIELSSAAHDWTNWTTIPSSLKYRETFKLK
- a CDS encoding galactokinase, giving the protein MTNVYEKLSQVFVNKFNHMPSDKFFSPGRINLIGEHTDYNGGHVFPASITLGTYGVASARSDKQVKLYSTNFVEQGVISFDIDDETKMSNASWGNFVKGVLQAMKGYGNHFTYGFELVIEGDIPNGSGLSSSSSLELLIGVMAQKLYNLKIPRLQLVACGQRAENDFVGVNTGIMDQFAIGFGEKEHAIYLDTNTMIYEMVPIHLGEYVVVIMNTNKRRELAESKYNERVRETQEAVYQLQNHLDIQFLGELDDKTFEKNAHFITDETVLKRARHAVSENERTEVAVKALKANDLVAFGQLMNASHRSLKEDYEVTGIELDTLAETAQGISGVLGARMTGAGFGGCAIALVHHNSVDELEKIVGEKYESVVGYAPSFYVANIGDGAHWVGAIQEDK